One stretch of Skermanella mucosa DNA includes these proteins:
- a CDS encoding NHL repeat-containing protein has product MRNLWRTVIGATAAIVAAAIAFAPDTAAAQDDDAAASLAHNGGFPNLREIGDFLDRLRDRTEPEDGAARRGPRFIVDPGWPRELPNKWLVGQVGGIAVDRHDNIWIVQRARTLTSDEAGATDAYEDATNEEGEPINALGHSRPFGPIAECCLPAPAVMKFNKDGDLLQAWGGPADPGFIGGKCREEDGCVWPAGEHGIYVDHNDNVYIAGNGSGEGGFPWAATHGEDSHVLKFSADGTFLLRVGDPGFGGPANSNDTDGASNGTPQLYNPADMEVDPRTNELYIADGYGNHRVVVVDAETGKYKRHWGAYGQNPVDDAASDAAGPYANDRGDEIIPYFRNPVHCVRIAHDGLVYVCDRANNRLQVFRKNQVGEECNNPNGTEGTCGFVTEKFIRAETLGSGSVWDLDTSSDRDESCLHNADGTNMHVDTLNRRSLEILSTFGRHGRNAGDFHWVHNVATDSEGILYTAEVDTGKRIQKFVRYGARGCRSR; this is encoded by the coding sequence ATGAGAAATTTATGGCGCACCGTCATCGGTGCGACCGCCGCTATCGTCGCGGCGGCAATTGCCTTTGCGCCGGACACGGCTGCGGCGCAAGATGACGACGCGGCCGCTAGCCTCGCACACAACGGCGGTTTCCCGAATCTCCGCGAAATCGGGGACTTTCTCGACCGACTGCGCGACCGAACCGAGCCGGAGGACGGCGCGGCCAGGCGCGGGCCCAGGTTCATCGTGGATCCCGGCTGGCCGCGGGAACTGCCGAACAAGTGGCTCGTGGGACAGGTTGGCGGCATCGCGGTGGATCGCCACGACAACATCTGGATCGTCCAGCGCGCCCGAACCCTGACGAGCGACGAGGCTGGGGCGACGGACGCTTATGAGGACGCAACCAACGAGGAAGGGGAGCCGATCAATGCGCTCGGACATTCCCGACCATTCGGACCCATTGCCGAGTGCTGCCTGCCGGCGCCGGCGGTGATGAAGTTCAACAAGGACGGGGATCTGCTCCAGGCCTGGGGTGGACCTGCCGACCCGGGCTTCATCGGCGGCAAGTGCAGGGAGGAGGACGGCTGCGTCTGGCCGGCCGGCGAGCACGGCATCTATGTCGACCATAACGATAACGTCTACATCGCCGGCAACGGATCTGGCGAGGGCGGCTTCCCTTGGGCGGCGACGCATGGGGAGGACAGCCATGTCCTGAAGTTCTCGGCCGACGGCACCTTCCTGCTGCGGGTTGGCGATCCGGGCTTCGGCGGACCGGCTAACAGCAACGACACCGACGGTGCCTCGAACGGCACGCCCCAGCTCTATAACCCGGCCGATATGGAAGTTGATCCGCGGACAAACGAGCTTTACATCGCCGATGGGTACGGCAACCACCGTGTCGTGGTGGTCGACGCGGAGACCGGCAAGTACAAGCGTCACTGGGGCGCCTATGGCCAGAACCCGGTGGATGACGCGGCTTCCGACGCGGCGGGACCCTATGCCAATGACCGGGGTGACGAGATAATCCCGTACTTCCGGAACCCGGTCCACTGCGTCCGCATCGCGCACGACGGCCTGGTTTATGTCTGCGACCGGGCGAACAACCGCCTGCAAGTGTTCCGCAAGAATCAGGTGGGCGAGGAGTGCAACAACCCGAACGGAACCGAGGGCACCTGCGGCTTCGTGACCGAGAAGTTCATCCGCGCCGAGACACTGGGCAGTGGGTCGGTGTGGGATCTTGACACTTCTTCGGATCGCGATGAGAGCTGCCTGCACAATGCCGACGGTACCAACATGCACGTCGACACGCTGAACCGCAGAAGCCTGGAGATCCTGTCCACTTTCGGACGGCACGGCCGCAATGCCGGCGACTTCCACTGGGTGCACAACGTAGCCACAGACAGTGAAGGCATTCTCTACACCGCCGAGGTGGATACCGGAAAGCGTATCCAGAAGTTCGTGCGGTACGGCGCGCGCGGCTGCCGCTCCCGGTAA
- a CDS encoding HupE/UreJ family protein, producing the protein MTIPNLTVRWLLALAFAALLLPPLVSRSAAAHDIPDEILVNSFIKPDSGRLVAVTRIPLSLFEGMALPKRGPGYLDLARIEGSLDRLVQAVTQSFILYENGERLGVPIAHTRFSHPSEDAFGTFEAAWSHVTGPDLPPQSNLFWNQGYFDVALVYSAASPDSRFGVDVLLGSGLSGRLKLFVQFLPPGGEPRAYQVHGGHGWLELDPSWHRAAFTFVSLGFGHILEGIDHLLFLLCLVLPFRLEHMWRLVGVVTAFTIGHSVTLLAAATGAVPEGNWFPPLIETLIALSIVYMALENIVGTWLHGQAATALRWRWLITGAFGFIHGFGFSFVLQEDLQYTGGHFLLSLLAFNVGVELGQLLFLLIVLPVLALSLKTAPAQRAGVMILSVLVAHTAWHWMLERMAALEYVQWPEVNFAVVTLLAIATLLAAYGALWLIRRRREVARIRA; encoded by the coding sequence ATGACGATTCCAAACCTGACCGTCCGATGGTTGCTCGCGCTCGCTTTCGCGGCCCTGCTCCTTCCTCCGCTCGTCAGCAGGTCTGCCGCCGCCCACGACATTCCCGACGAAATCCTTGTCAACAGTTTCATCAAACCGGACTCTGGCCGGCTCGTGGCAGTGACCCGGATTCCACTCAGCCTGTTCGAAGGCATGGCTCTGCCCAAGCGAGGTCCCGGCTACCTTGACCTTGCCCGTATCGAGGGCTCGCTCGACCGACTGGTGCAGGCCGTGACGCAGAGTTTCATTCTCTATGAGAACGGGGAGCGTCTCGGCGTCCCGATAGCGCATACGCGCTTCTCGCACCCCTCGGAGGACGCCTTCGGCACGTTTGAGGCAGCCTGGAGTCACGTGACAGGACCGGACCTGCCGCCACAGAGCAACCTGTTCTGGAACCAGGGCTACTTCGACGTGGCACTGGTTTATTCTGCCGCCTCGCCCGATTCCCGCTTCGGCGTGGATGTTCTCTTGGGATCCGGCCTGTCGGGACGCCTGAAGCTGTTCGTGCAGTTTCTCCCTCCCGGCGGCGAGCCTCGCGCCTACCAAGTCCATGGTGGCCACGGCTGGCTCGAACTCGATCCGAGCTGGCACCGTGCCGCATTCACTTTCGTCAGCTTGGGCTTCGGCCATATTCTGGAAGGTATCGATCACCTGCTGTTCCTTCTGTGCCTGGTCTTACCCTTCAGGCTGGAACACATGTGGCGGCTGGTGGGCGTAGTCACCGCTTTCACCATAGGGCACTCCGTCACATTGCTGGCCGCCGCCACCGGCGCCGTGCCGGAGGGAAACTGGTTTCCGCCGCTGATCGAGACATTGATCGCCCTGTCGATCGTCTACATGGCGCTGGAAAACATTGTCGGCACCTGGCTCCATGGCCAGGCGGCAACCGCGCTGCGCTGGAGATGGCTGATCACCGGCGCCTTCGGCTTCATCCACGGGTTCGGGTTCTCGTTCGTGTTACAGGAGGACCTGCAGTACACGGGCGGGCATTTTCTGCTGTCCCTGCTGGCTTTCAACGTCGGTGTGGAGCTGGGTCAGCTTCTGTTCCTACTGATCGTGTTGCCCGTCCTGGCGCTGTCGCTGAAGACCGCCCCTGCGCAGCGCGCCGGCGTCATGATCCTCTCGGTTCTCGTGGCGCACACCGCGTGGCACTGGATGCTCGAGCGGATGGCGGCCCTTGAATACGTCCAGTGGCCCGAGGTCAATTTCGCCGTTGTCACTTTGCTGGCCATCGCAACGCTACTCGCGGCATACGGCGCGCTGTGGCTGATCAGGCGCCGGCGGGAAGTCGCCCGCATCAGGGCCTGA
- the gspD gene encoding type II secretion system secretin GspD — MAVLLLACACTTQPGDLGEETVAYGPARAPVPLASAAPARRGGAAEASLATPDRRPQVLPGPRIIRGSGDFLRRGGAPEGVAVTGADEVSFNFVNTDIREAVDGILGDTLGLTYVLDPNVQGTITARSGRPVPRASIMPTLETLLALAGAAITRTDGIYRVEPMERAVARITPGLVAVTDAQAGRGYGLHIIPVRYAAVEALRETLAPFVATGRSLVADPVRNLLVFAGPGGEAADLVDLVETFDIDWMAGMSFGIFPLRRANPEDVAGELTQIFSQPDGPTGTTAQEGAPAPQPGSAGAGGVRFLPIQRLSAVLAIARTPGQLSEARQWIEILDLGDDAQDRRIFIYFVQNGRAAELGSVVAPLFGSELTTAVPQTGGFPSVSPGFRSRDLGSFPAGGGRRSGGEGFSIDDSDASQLRNGRGTSGLAGNGQGGPTGMIQSPRPFPGTAAPSGPGEAPAGDPEIRIIADEVNNALVILASEADFRMIEAALQRLDIVPMQVLIEATIAEVSLTDQLRYGLQWFFSAGNGSFSFNETGEVFNPQLFANPGQGGPAFPGFNFLYSSTDARVVLNALSEVTEVNVLSAPQLLVLDNRTARLSVGDQVPIPLRSSVSVVDPDAPIVNDIEYRDTGVILRITPRVNAGGLVSLDIAQEVSDVATNNSSNIDAPVIQQRTIQSSVAVQDGESVALAGLIRDSLGDGVTGIPVLSDIPVLGNLFKTTITQRRRTELLVLLTPRVIGNRAQARAVTDELRRRLNGAGRMIPGTGYAPPPNTGRR; from the coding sequence TTGGCCGTACTCCTGCTGGCATGCGCCTGCACCACGCAACCGGGAGACCTCGGGGAAGAGACGGTCGCGTACGGACCCGCCCGCGCGCCGGTGCCACTCGCCTCGGCAGCGCCCGCGCGGCGCGGCGGCGCGGCTGAAGCGAGTCTGGCCACGCCGGACCGTCGGCCCCAGGTCTTACCCGGCCCCAGGATCATTCGCGGGTCCGGCGATTTTCTACGCCGCGGTGGCGCTCCCGAAGGCGTGGCGGTCACCGGCGCCGACGAAGTCAGCTTCAACTTCGTCAACACGGATATCCGTGAAGCGGTCGACGGCATCCTCGGCGACACCCTTGGCCTCACTTATGTCCTGGACCCGAATGTCCAGGGAACGATCACGGCGCGATCCGGACGCCCCGTGCCGCGGGCGAGCATCATGCCGACCCTCGAGACCCTCCTGGCCTTGGCGGGGGCTGCGATCACCCGGACGGACGGCATCTACCGGGTCGAGCCGATGGAACGGGCAGTCGCTCGCATCACCCCGGGCCTGGTCGCCGTCACCGATGCCCAGGCGGGCCGCGGCTACGGTCTCCACATCATTCCGGTCCGCTATGCTGCCGTGGAGGCGCTGCGGGAAACCTTGGCGCCTTTCGTTGCGACAGGCCGGTCGCTGGTGGCCGATCCCGTGCGGAACCTGCTGGTGTTCGCCGGTCCCGGAGGCGAGGCGGCGGATCTCGTCGACCTCGTCGAAACCTTCGATATCGACTGGATGGCCGGAATGTCCTTCGGCATTTTCCCCCTGAGACGCGCCAACCCCGAGGACGTTGCCGGCGAGCTTACCCAGATCTTCAGCCAGCCCGATGGTCCGACCGGAACCACCGCCCAGGAGGGCGCGCCGGCACCGCAGCCCGGTTCCGCCGGCGCCGGTGGAGTTCGCTTCCTGCCGATCCAGCGCCTGAGTGCCGTCCTGGCGATAGCCAGGACCCCGGGGCAGTTGAGCGAGGCCCGGCAGTGGATCGAGATCCTCGATCTGGGTGACGACGCTCAGGACCGGCGGATCTTCATCTATTTTGTGCAGAACGGACGGGCGGCGGAGCTCGGGTCCGTCGTGGCACCGCTGTTCGGCAGCGAACTCACGACGGCAGTGCCGCAGACGGGCGGGTTTCCCTCCGTATCGCCTGGGTTTCGGTCGCGGGACCTGGGCTCCTTCCCGGCGGGTGGCGGGAGAAGGTCGGGGGGAGAGGGGTTCTCGATCGACGACTCCGACGCATCGCAACTGCGGAACGGCCGGGGGACTTCGGGGTTGGCCGGAAACGGTCAGGGTGGACCGACGGGCATGATCCAGTCCCCGCGACCCTTTCCAGGCACGGCAGCCCCCAGCGGACCCGGAGAAGCGCCGGCCGGCGACCCGGAGATCCGCATCATCGCCGACGAGGTGAACAATGCCCTGGTGATCCTCGCCAGCGAGGCCGATTTCCGGATGATCGAGGCAGCGCTGCAGCGCCTGGACATCGTGCCGATGCAGGTTCTGATCGAGGCGACGATCGCGGAAGTGAGCCTGACCGACCAGCTGCGCTATGGGCTGCAATGGTTCTTCTCGGCGGGGAACGGAAGCTTCTCGTTCAACGAGACCGGCGAGGTCTTCAATCCGCAGCTGTTCGCCAATCCCGGCCAGGGCGGTCCGGCGTTTCCCGGCTTCAACTTCCTCTACAGCAGCACCGACGCGAGGGTCGTGCTGAACGCCCTCAGCGAGGTCACCGAGGTCAACGTTCTGTCGGCACCCCAGCTGCTCGTCCTGGACAACAGGACGGCGCGCCTGAGCGTCGGCGATCAGGTACCGATCCCGCTGCGCTCCTCGGTCTCCGTGGTCGACCCGGATGCTCCGATCGTCAATGACATCGAGTACCGGGACACCGGGGTCATCCTGCGGATCACGCCCCGGGTGAATGCCGGCGGGCTGGTCAGCCTGGACATTGCCCAGGAAGTCAGCGACGTCGCGACGAACAACTCCTCGAATATCGATGCGCCGGTCATACAGCAGCGCACCATCCAGAGCTCCGTGGCCGTCCAGGACGGTGAAAGCGTGGCGCTCGCCGGCCTGATCCGGGACAGCTTGGGCGATGGCGTAACGGGAATTCCTGTCCTCTCGGACATCCCGGTTCTCGGCAATCTCTTCAAGACGACAATCACGCAACGTCGGCGCACCGAGCTTCTGGTCCTGCTGACCCCCCGGGTGATCGGCAACCGCGCTCAGGCCCGTGCGGTGACGGACGAGCTGCGCCGCAGGCTGAACGGCGCCGGTCGGATGATTCCAGGTACCGGCTACGCGCCTCCTCCGAATACTGGGCGGCGATGA
- a CDS encoding COG3415 family protein, translated as MGHGYSSDLRVRIIGSIESGNSCRAAARRFGVSPSTSIRLAQRKARTGSLEPMRQGRPPGGGKLAPHADLLIGWVKAKGDLDFGHPKWDYERLRIGFDRSGGISGGLDEPDVDGARNFMARQSG; from the coding sequence ATGGGTCATGGCTATTCGTCTGATTTGCGTGTGCGGATCATCGGATCGATCGAGAGCGGGAACTCGTGTCGGGCGGCGGCCCGCCGGTTCGGCGTCAGCCCGAGTACGAGCATCCGGCTGGCGCAGCGCAAGGCGAGAACCGGCTCGCTGGAACCTATGCGGCAAGGGCGTCCGCCCGGCGGCGGAAAGCTGGCGCCCCACGCCGACCTCCTGATCGGCTGGGTCAAGGCAAAGGGTGACCTCGACTTTGGCCATCCTAAATGGGACTACGAGCGGCTTCGGATTGGTTTTGATAGGTCAGGGGGCATAAGCGGCGGCCTGGACGAGCCTGACGTAGACGGTGCGAGGAATTTTATGGCCCGACAATCAGGATAG
- the istA gene encoding IS21 family transposase: MPGTHITDRQVSLYMKNRQTNTPAVAAAKAGFSTSTAYRIEQDPRPPSQKILPRGRRRPDPLAGIWDSEVVPMLKAAPGLRSIAVFAEMRRRHPDLSEKVRRTLERRIRAWRAVNGPDQDVIFRQHHEPGKMGLSDFTDMGDAAVSVAGQPLDHRLFHFRLAYSGWQHAHVILGGESFVALAEGLQNALWSLGGAPADHRSDSLSAAFRNLDRDAAEDLTRRYEDLCRHYGMVPSRNNRGLAHENGSIESPHGHLKRAIDDALLLRGSRDFPDLPDYRRFIDEVVGQQNARRAKAIEVERGTLKPLPPDRTADFEQTLVHVTSSGGFTLRKVFYTVPSRLIGHRLRVHLFDDRLDCFLGGTRVLTLARGRPRGNGRHGHVVDYRHVIHALRRKPMALLNLVYRDQLFPRRAFERTFEALLAAGSDRQACTTAVALLSLAHERGCEAELAEVLDADLEAGRLPDLPALRERFQRTGAPVTGVVVDLVPLSVYDELVHGAAA, from the coding sequence TTGCCGGGCACACACATCACCGACCGCCAAGTGAGCCTTTACATGAAAAACCGACAAACCAACACTCCCGCCGTCGCTGCGGCCAAAGCCGGGTTCAGCACGTCAACCGCCTACCGCATCGAGCAGGACCCCCGACCACCCTCGCAGAAGATCCTACCCCGCGGCCGGCGCCGCCCGGATCCGCTGGCCGGGATCTGGGACAGCGAGGTGGTGCCGATGCTCAAAGCCGCTCCGGGCCTGCGCTCGATCGCCGTGTTCGCCGAGATGCGCCGGCGGCATCCGGACCTGAGCGAGAAGGTCCGCCGAACGCTGGAGCGCCGCATCCGGGCCTGGCGAGCCGTCAACGGTCCGGACCAGGACGTCATCTTCCGGCAGCATCATGAGCCGGGCAAGATGGGCTTGTCGGACTTCACGGACATGGGCGACGCCGCCGTGTCCGTTGCCGGGCAGCCGCTCGATCACCGTCTCTTCCACTTCCGCCTGGCCTATTCCGGCTGGCAGCACGCCCATGTCATCCTGGGCGGCGAGAGCTTCGTCGCCCTGGCCGAAGGGCTGCAGAACGCGCTCTGGTCGCTCGGCGGGGCGCCGGCGGACCATCGCAGCGACAGCCTGTCGGCGGCGTTCCGCAACCTGGACCGCGATGCCGCCGAGGATCTGACCCGCCGCTATGAGGACCTGTGCCGCCATTACGGCATGGTGCCGAGCCGCAACAACCGCGGCCTCGCCCACGAGAACGGCTCCATCGAGAGCCCGCACGGCCATCTCAAGCGCGCCATCGACGATGCGCTGCTGCTCCGCGGCAGCCGGGACTTCCCCGACCTGCCGGACTACCGCCGCTTCATCGACGAGGTGGTCGGCCAGCAGAACGCCCGCCGGGCCAAGGCGATCGAGGTGGAGCGCGGCACCCTCAAGCCATTGCCGCCCGACAGGACCGCCGACTTCGAGCAGACCCTCGTCCACGTCACCTCCAGTGGCGGCTTCACCCTGCGCAAGGTGTTCTACACCGTGCCCTCCCGGCTGATCGGCCACCGCCTGCGGGTCCACCTGTTCGACGATCGCCTGGACTGCTTCCTGGGCGGCACGCGCGTCCTCACCCTGGCCCGCGGCCGTCCGCGCGGCAACGGCCGGCACGGCCATGTCGTCGATTACCGTCACGTCATCCATGCCCTGCGACGCAAGCCGATGGCCCTGCTCAACCTCGTCTACCGGGACCAGCTGTTCCCCCGCCGGGCCTTCGAGCGCACCTTCGAGGCGCTGCTCGCCGCCGGCAGTGACCGCCAGGCCTGCACCACGGCCGTCGCCCTGCTGTCGCTGGCCCACGAGCGCGGCTGCGAGGCCGAACTGGCCGAAGTCCTCGATGCCGACCTGGAAGCGGGACGGCTGCCCGACCTTCCGGCCCTGCGCGAACGCTTCCAGCGCACCGGGGCGCCGGTCACCGGTGTCGTCGTCGATCTCGTGCCGCTGAGCGTCTACGACGAACTCGTGCATGGAGCCGCGGCATGA